The genome window ATTTTAAGTTGGATATCGAGTTATTTATCAATTAAGCATAACGTTTAAATGTAGGGTGCGCAGTGCGCACCTTACCGCTACTACTGCCAGTCTACAAGCCAAATTCTTTCTTGAGTTGAGATACCCAAGATTTGACCCGTGCTTCCGTCAGATCCGATTGATTGTCTTCATCAATAGCAAGACCCAAAAACTTGCCATTAACTACAGCTTTAGATTCATTAAAATCATAGCCATCTACCGGCCACTGACCGACAGTTTCACCGCCCTGATCCGAGATTTTCTCAGCCAAAATCCCCATTGCATCCATAAAATTATCTGGGTAGCCTTCTTGGTCGCCAGTTCCCAAATAAGCTACTTTTTTGCCACTAAAATCAATATCATCAAGTTCGGTAAAAAAACCTTCCCAGTCGCTTTGCAGTTCGCCGATATTCCAAGTCGGACAAGCGATAATCAGACATTCGTATTCGGCGAAATCATCAGACTCAGCGCGACCGATGTCGTGCAAAGTTACGATATCGTCGCCAAATTCATCTCGAATCATGTCAGCGATAGATTCAGTTTTGCCAGTTGTAGTTCCGTAAAATAGACCAATTGATTTCGACATTGTTACTCCGAATGTGAAATTTGATAGTGCTTGAGATTTCTTTTTTTTGAGTCCGAACTTGGCATTTCTTGCCTGCAATTCAGACAAAAACAGTAGACACGGTTGTGGCTAACCTGAGAAATTAGGGAGTCAAGGCAGCAAGGACATTGTTTTTTCATCTGCTTAAAGTTGAAAATTCATCAACCAAGCTGACTCACTCAGATCCGGGTCGGCTTCGCAGTCAATTAGTAACAAATTCAGTGTCGTTGCTACTTTTATAGTGCGCGGGATGCCGGCGGGTACAAACACAAATACTCCGGGTGTTAAAGTGACTGTTCGATCGCACACCGTGAGAGTTCCCACTCCTTCTAAGACGGCTATGGTGACATCTGTGGAGTGATCCAGGTCGGGTATTTCGGAATTTTGACCCAAACTCATCAGTTTTTGGCGATCGGCTGGTTGCCCCTCGCTGATTCGCGAGGCTGACGCGGAAACTATTGCTGCTGTCACGGTGATTGACCTCCAGGTACTGTTAACTTCCGGC of Microcoleus sp. bin38.metabat.b11b12b14.051 contains these proteins:
- the fldA gene encoding flavodoxin FldA, whose product is MSKSIGLFYGTTTGKTESIADMIRDEFGDDIVTLHDIGRAESDDFAEYECLIIACPTWNIGELQSDWEGFFTELDDIDFSGKKVAYLGTGDQEGYPDNFMDAMGILAEKISDQGGETVGQWPVDGYDFNESKAVVNGKFLGLAIDEDNQSDLTEARVKSWVSQLKKEFGL
- a CDS encoding cupin domain-containing protein — protein: MTAAIVSASASRISEGQPADRQKLMSLGQNSEIPDLDHSTDVTIAVLEGVGTLTVCDRTVTLTPGVFVFVPAGIPRTIKVATTLNLLLIDCEADPDLSESAWLMNFQL